One genomic segment of Streptomyces sp. RKND-216 includes these proteins:
- a CDS encoding FAD-dependent oxidoreductase, which translates to MAAERLVVVGGDAAGMAAASRARRLRKPDELEIVAFERGRFTSYSACGIPYWIGGDVGERDDLIARTPQEHRERGIDLRLHTEVTELDLDGQRVRTRDRDGRGQWTGFDKLVLATGARPLRPPLDGIDAPGVHGVQSLEDGTALFDALEQQESGAPAGREPRAVVVGAGYIGVEMSEALVRRGYRVTVLDRAEQPMTTLDPDMGALVREAMCGMGMDVRTGEAVTGILTDGRGHARAVATDEGEYPADVVVLGLGVRPETSLAGAAGLPLGDSGGLLTDPTMRVRGRADVWAGGDCVEVLDLVSGRTRHIALGTHANKHGQIIGANVAGDYGTFPGVVGTAVSKVCDLEIARTGLLEQQADELGLRWVSTTVEATSRAGYFPGAAPMHVKMLAEVRTGRLLGVQIVGREGAGKRVDIAAVALTARMTVEQLTALDLGYAPPFSPVWDPVLVAARKAVSAVRGHTL; encoded by the coding sequence ATGGCGGCCGAGCGACTCGTCGTCGTCGGGGGCGACGCGGCCGGAATGGCCGCCGCATCCCGCGCACGGCGTCTGCGGAAGCCGGACGAACTGGAGATCGTCGCCTTCGAACGCGGCCGCTTCACCTCCTACTCGGCGTGCGGCATCCCGTACTGGATCGGCGGCGACGTCGGCGAGCGGGACGACCTGATCGCCCGGACTCCGCAGGAGCACCGCGAGCGCGGCATCGACCTGCGGCTGCACACCGAGGTGACCGAACTCGACCTGGACGGGCAGCGGGTCCGCACCCGCGACCGGGACGGGCGCGGGCAGTGGACGGGCTTCGACAAGCTGGTCCTCGCGACCGGCGCGCGCCCGCTGCGCCCCCCGCTGGACGGGATCGACGCCCCCGGTGTGCACGGCGTGCAGTCGCTGGAGGACGGCACCGCGCTGTTCGACGCGCTGGAGCAGCAGGAGTCCGGGGCACCGGCCGGGCGGGAGCCCCGGGCCGTGGTCGTCGGCGCCGGGTACATCGGCGTCGAGATGTCGGAGGCCCTGGTGCGCCGCGGCTACCGCGTCACCGTGCTGGACCGGGCAGAGCAGCCCATGACGACCCTCGACCCCGACATGGGTGCACTGGTGCGCGAGGCCATGTGCGGCATGGGCATGGACGTGCGCACCGGCGAGGCCGTCACGGGCATCCTCACCGACGGCCGGGGACACGCCCGCGCGGTCGCCACCGACGAGGGCGAGTATCCGGCGGACGTCGTCGTGCTGGGTCTCGGTGTGCGGCCCGAGACTTCGCTCGCCGGGGCGGCCGGCCTGCCGCTGGGCGACTCCGGCGGGCTGCTGACCGACCCGACGATGCGGGTGCGCGGCAGGGCGGACGTGTGGGCCGGCGGCGACTGCGTCGAGGTGCTGGACCTGGTTTCCGGCCGCACCCGGCACATCGCGCTGGGCACGCACGCCAACAAGCACGGCCAGATCATCGGCGCCAACGTGGCCGGCGACTACGGCACGTTCCCGGGCGTGGTCGGCACGGCGGTGAGCAAGGTGTGCGACCTGGAGATCGCCCGTACGGGCCTGCTGGAACAGCAGGCGGACGAGCTCGGCCTGCGCTGGGTCTCCACGACGGTCGAGGCGACCAGCCGCGCCGGGTACTTCCCCGGAGCCGCGCCCATGCACGTGAAGATGCTCGCGGAGGTCCGAACGGGCCGCCTGCTGGGCGTGCAGATCGTCGGCCGGGAGGGTGCGGGCAAGCGCGTCGACATCGCCGCGGTGGCGCTCACCGCGCGGATGACGGTGGAGCAGCTGACCGCGCTGGACCTGGGGTACGCGCCGCCGTTCTCCCCCGTGTGGGACCCGGTGCTGGTGGCGGCCCGCAAGGCGGTCTCCGCCGTGCGGGGCCACACCCTCTGA